In Syntrophotaleaceae bacterium, the DNA window CCGCCCAACCGATCATCAGACTGGACGATGTCTCTTTCCGCTACGGGGAATACCCGGTCCTTGAGGATATCTGCCTGACTATCCGGGAAAAGGACTTTCTTGGCCTGGTCGGCCCCAACGGCAGCGGAAAGAGCACTCTTCTCAAAATCATTCTTGGCCTGCTCACCCCGTACAAAGGCACCATCAAGGTCTTCGGTACATCCCCTGGGGAAGCCCGGTTGAAGATCGGCTATGTTCCTCAGTTCGCCACCTTTGACCGCAGCTTCCCCATCAGCGTTCGGGATACGGTGCTGCAGGGAAGGCTCGGCCGCACCCGAACTGTGCTCGGTTATCGCCGTGAAGACCGGGTTGCCGCATGTAAGGCTTTGGATGAAATGGAGATCAGCGATCTCCACAAGCGCCCTCTCACCGCCCTGTCCGGCGGTCAGCTGCAGCGGGTGCTGATTGCCCGCG includes these proteins:
- a CDS encoding ABC transporter ATP-binding protein gives rise to the protein MAAQPIIRLDDVSFRYGEYPVLEDICLTIREKDFLGLVGPNGSGKSTLLKIILGLLTPYKGTIKVFGTSPGEARLKIGYVPQFATFDRSFPISVRDTVLQGRLGRTRTVLGYRREDRVAACKALDEMEISDLHKRPLTALSGGQLQRVLIARALACEPEMLILDEPTAHIDPKVEVGIFELLKKLNERLTVLVVSHDIGFITQYITRVACLNRRLVCHETAKITGAIIEQLYGAPVRLVQHNSLIHGHE